Proteins from a genomic interval of Lycium ferocissimum isolate CSIRO_LF1 chromosome 2, AGI_CSIRO_Lferr_CH_V1, whole genome shotgun sequence:
- the LOC132037757 gene encoding CLAVATA3/ESR (CLE)-related protein 25-like has protein sequence MGSDGAGRGSNFLRVVILLSFLCFVSAEILENRAAKTVTKTVTGTTNIQLDTRRIIETERQGTKLNYVSKRRVPIGPDPIHNRKAGEHMETRIRA, from the exons ATGGGTAGTGATGGTGCGGGCCGTGGCAGCAATTTTTTGAGGGTTGTTATTTTACTTAGTTTTCTATGTTTTGTGTCTGCTGAGATATTAGAGAATCGAGCAGCCAAAACTGTCACCAAAACAGTTACTGGGACAACAAACATCCAGTTGGACACTAGGAGGATAATAGAAACAGAAAGGCAAGGGACCAAACTCAATTATGTCAGCAAAAGAAGAGTACCTATCGGACCTGATCCAATACACAACAG GAAAGCAGGAGAGCACATGGAAACACGCATCCGCGCTTGA